One Misgurnus anguillicaudatus chromosome 20, ASM2758022v2, whole genome shotgun sequence DNA segment encodes these proteins:
- the tnfrsf11b gene encoding tumor necrosis factor receptor superfamily member 6B — MRRMFFFTVLILALLLCAGSSEERTYQRTDPVTRQILVCERCPPGFRLRAHCTSSRRTECVPCVAGLYTEFWNYIPQCLMCDACADLQRVVRPCNGTANTVCECERGLFWDQHFCRRHATCKPGHGVKTAGSPHRDTVCELCPDGQFADITKTHSSCVNHSVCVMNEQLVIQGTKWHDNVCTTCDHINAQGWLDLFRPIVSGLFVHQKISPQRLKRFVNQRLRRHAVRSEWSTEDPAERIKDWIGRASVEELLNLPEMLKRSRLDLLADRIGHKIKKFQMFADHCKGMNVIS, encoded by the exons ATGCGCAGAATG TTTTTCTTTACAGTATTGATTTTGGCGCTCCTGTTGTGCGCCGGTTCGTCAGAGGAGCGCACGTATCAGCGGACGGATCCGGTAACCCGCCAGATTCTAGTATGCGAGCGCTGTCCGCCGGGCTTTCGTCTGCGCGCGCACTGCACGAGCTCGCGTCGGACGGAGTGCGTCCCGTGCGTCGCGGGTCTGTATACGGAATTCTGGAACTACATCCCCCAATGTCTGATGTGCGACGCGTGCGCAGACCTGCAGCGGGTCGTGCGGCCATGTAACGGGACCGCGAACACCGTGTGCGAGTGTGAGCGCGGACTCTTCTGGGATCAGCACTTCTGCCGGAGACACGCGACGTGTAAACCGGGACACGGAGTCAAGACGGCAG GGAGTCCACACAGAGACACAGTGTGTGAGTTGTGTCCAGATGGACAGTTCgctgacatcacaaaaacacaCTCATCATGTGTCAATCACAGCGTTTGTGTGATGAACGAGCAGCTCGTGATACAGGGAACCAAGTGGCATGACAACGTGTGTACCACATGCGATCACATCAACGCTCAAG GTTGGCTGGATTTATTCAGGCCGATTGTGTCCGGTCTGTTTGTCCACCAGAAGATCTCCCCACAACGCCTGAAGCGTTTCGTCAATCAGCGACTGCGCAGGCACGCGGTCAGATCCGAATGGAGCACAGAAGATCCAGCCGAGCGGATTAAAGACTGGATCGGTCGAGCGTCAGTGGAAGAACTGCTTAATCTGCCTGAGATGCTGAAGAGATCACGTCTGGATCTGCTGGCAGACAGAATCGGacacaaaattaagaaatttcAGATGTTTGCCGATCACTGCAAAGGCATGAATGTGATTTCATAA